Genomic window (Thermodesulfobacteriota bacterium):
AGCGCATTCACGCGGATCCCTCTAGGAGCGAGCTCCGCAGCGAGCGTGCGGGTGAAGGAACGGAGTGACGCCTTCGCCGCCGAATAAACACCGAATCCGGGTACGCCTTTCACGTCGGCGACCGAGGTCGTAAAAATTATCGACGAGCCCTCTTTCAGGAGCGGGAGGGCTTTCTGCACCGTGAAATAAGCCCCCTTGACGTGGACATTGAAAAGGTCGTCGAATGACGCCTCGTCCTGCTTGTCAATGGTCGCGGATAGAGTATTGCCGGCGTTGAGAAACAGGATATCCAGACTTCCGTAGAGCTTTTTTACTTTTTTGATGAGAGGCTCAATGTCTTCAAGCTTCCCCGCGTCGGCGACAATGCCCGATGCGTTCGGGCCCAGCTCGCGGGCGGCTTTCTCCACCGCATCGGCGCGTCTCCCGGTGATCGCCACCCTTGCGCCTTCGCTGATAAAGCGCCTTGC
Coding sequences:
- a CDS encoding SDR family oxidoreductase, whose protein sequence is MGRLEGKTALITGANSGIGFASARRFISEGARVAITGRRADAVEKAARELGPNASGIVADAGKLEDIEPLIKKVKKLYGSLDILFLNAGNTLSATIDKQDEASFDDLFNVHVKGAYFTVQKALPLLKEGSSIIFTTSVADVKGVPGFGVYSAAKASLRSFTRTLAAELAPRGIRVNALSPGPIDTPIFGKTGLSQKELDEFQKNIGAMVPLGRFGTADEIAAVAVFLASGDSSYITGSEITADGGMAQV